TATTTATTGAGATGTTTAAGTTATTAGGGAATTAATTGCTGGGTGTTGGTTTGGTTCTGGAGGTTAGATAGGTATCGGGTATCGAACAAAAATATCGTGATATATTAATCAGATTGCGGATATCATAGCAGAGAAATATCACCGACGACGATTGCATTCGATCAACAGGTCTAACGACCGCACTGTCACCGCGTGTGTCTGCCTCGGCTCTGCTCCGCACTAGCTCTAGTGCATACACGACACCCGCAAAGTGAAAGCCTCGTCTCGACAACCGTGTCAAGTGCAACACTCACTTAGATCTTGAACTTTGATTTACCAACATGTAACGTTTACATAAAATCGAGAGCATTTAGAAAAATTCaggttgagaaaaaaaatttttattattttttaatctaattAACTggatatatttcataaaatatatgagatagACAAACATCTAGGGAGGTCActggaaaggaaatttaattttctacaactttggtccttataaaaaatattgtagactcaatattttaaaagatatatatttatatagctGTATAGCACTtggaaagttttaaaattattggaaaaatataagatttttttcttcaggTATATCTTTTAGAGTATTGATCTTGAGATATGTTTTGTTGAAAtcaaagttgtaggaaattaaattccctataagtttatttattacaaaaaatgtcaaaaagtTTAGATTTTTCGAGCTAaagctttttaaaaattttttaaaatgaaaaatattttcatgagCTCCAAAgttgtgaaaaattaaattttacgcCCAATTTCTAccagttataaaaatattattattctaaaagcttaaatttaaaatttatagataaactattagtttaataaaagaattatatcgtttaataataaactttcatgaaaaaataaactgatGAATTCAACAGTCATATATTCTCATGTTTGCTATTCAATATTCAATTTAGTCTCGTGTGAAATATGAATATCCAGTAGAATTATTCATGTGTTaatgtcagaaaaaaaaaaaacaagattcAAAACCCATCAAACTGCGGTTAATTGGTTAAACTGTCAAGGCATCAGTTGCTACAAACTACAAGACTAgcgatctaaaaaaaaatcaaataaataaataaataaaaaaaagtcattcgAAAGCCCTCGAGGTTTATCCTCCGTTTCTCAATTCTCCTTGACAGATGCCGTTCTCGGATAATTAAACGACGTCGAAGATCGATTGATCGCCTTTCCACCGCGTTAGGgtctacttttttattttcattccttTCCTGCCAAGGGTCAAAAGTCGTCCCAACAACCTCTTGAATATTTATCCcataaattctttattttttttttattttaaaaaaaatccaataaaTACTAAAATCTCAATCCACGAAAATACGGAAGactagttaaaatttttctgcacGAGTGCGCTGGTAAGTAAAATTCATGATACGCACACTGACTAGTCTGATAGTTAACTCGTACAGAATTTCTTAGAGATTTTTGAAAACGTGACTGTTGGGTGCAATAAAAGTACCGTTACGTGCGTAAACGTCTGAGTTAGAGTCCAGCAATGAAATTGTAACTGTCGCACTTACTCCCGCTtacacttttattatttagctTTCCCCGATACacatgtttttatatatatttatgtctaCAATTCACTTGCTATACATTTacacaatatatttattcatttgtttacGCAAGCGGAATTTTTACATCACGATTAACGGTTATATCCTAACTGATATTAATTTCctacttaattatatttattactctTTGTAATTCATTTTGATGATATTGCGCAGAGAAATTCCACATAAATAAACCAATGATAAATACATATCATTGACATTACTGTAAATACATGTATTTACGTTGAGTTAATAAGCGTTAAATACACTTGTTCATgttggtttatttatttaaatatattgtggACTGATTGTATGTATATACACACCGCGATATTCAagtaaaagtgataaaattaatatttattataaatatttacactttcccttgtatttttttatttacaaataattagaGTAGGCGGGCCGCGATGAGATATCTGCCATAATTCATTGTGgtgaattgaaattattgagcAAGCTGatgaattgtaaaataattcgaagtaaaaaaatttgatgccAAAAAAagagcaaaattttttctcggtcTAGTGAACACTAGACCCAAAAATAGCCGACaaatcggaaattttatgttcTATATTTTAAGttgcttgaaatttttctgttctaCTCaatagggtgggttgaaaaaaaacttttttttcgtttttcttagcatgggggtagaatttgtaccttataaaaaaaaaaaaaattttcaagaaaaaaaaaattttttactcaacattttgaggtggcccactcgttttttaaataaataattgattaaacggggtagttccaacgaaaaaaaattttttttgtccaaaatcgtggaaaacatctaataattgtcgaatgtgattgttttttttacttcactttcattttaattcgaagaaaatgcttttcatttttggattttttacttaaattacaaaaataataggaaaaaaattttttcaacttctgactttcaattagctttcaaggcgacaccctacagattctagaacaccatgtaatttttttcgttgggactaccccgtttgaccaattatttattttaaaaacgagtgggccacctcaaaatgttgagtaaaaaaattttttttattcttaaaaaatttttttttttataaggtacaaattctacccccatgctaagaaaaacaaaaaaaaagttttttttcaacccaccctactACTCAATTTATCGGCCAATTATCAGCCTGTTTATtgagattaataaaattttggccTTTTCCAATAAAATCTTATGGTTTCGGCGTAATTTCAACCACTAATTTTAGTCTTTTTGGCCTTTTGTCAAAAGTCTATTGAAAgactgtcaaaaatttatcaaaagtcTGCATCTGGAAAACTTGTCAAAAACACTAATttcacataataaaaaatttcaattaataactgatttttttttgtcaattgtTATATAGTTATAGAAGTaaataaatggtaaaaaatattaaatacgtgtcactaataaatatttttaacgagGATTTAAAGTACAGGTAagcggattttaaaaaatatttattttttgccgGTACAAAATGCAGCATTATGGTGATACTTTGTGCCACGgattaaaatgttttaaaaataaattccataTGTAACAAGTGTAGCATTAAATCCATAAAAATCTTTTCGAGTATCTTAAGAGCGCACATAGCCATTATTTCTCGTGTGGATTACAAAATCGTTGAGAAATATTTTCAAGGATTAGTCGAAAATGTACACAatacaataaacaaataaaaaatacctaTAGTTATGCTACGCACGAATGGCTGATGGACTCTCGAGTGTATCGAATCGATACGTTTGTTTGGTTACAAACTTCCGTCtcatactgtgaaagtttatctttctacaattttaaaattttttacctacgactcaataataataacaatagcaTGACAATGTTCTCATCTGGCAATAAAAAgtcagataaaaatataaattatattaaatataggTTTGGGCATTTGGCAAGTGATAAAGTGGTTATGACAAAGTACCATGGAGTGTAAGAAAGTAACGACTCGAGCGGCGAATGCAAGTTTTATAAACTGGTGCACATTCGTGTACGAAGCACGTCATCAACTACCCTTCTCTCCAtccttttttatatatatttatgtatgtacatatatatagatatataactTAATGTAAGACCAAGTTTTATGACATCGACGCCGCTTATATGTACATCGAGCTCAGTCATCTCACGCGTGAAAGAgtaaacatttttctttttaccgACTCGTTGTCGCCACTTTGCtgtgaatataaatatatatatgcatatacatgtagatgtatgtgtgtgttgaACCCTGGCAGTTGTCTAAGATGAGGAATAAAAGTTTCTGTCGGAGAATGATATGTGTTTCTTACCctcacttatatatatatctcaaACCATccattacatatatatatatatatatggatactTGTTTATCTCCATCGTCAGCTCCAGCTTTTTGACGAGTCATGAAAAGGATTATCTATTATGCAACGCGTTTTGTCTTGCTGCGGTAAATTAATGTGCCCAGGTGTCGATTGTCCGGAAGAGGAGTGACTGAGAAAGCTCACTCTCGACTCTCTTTACTCGTCACTCTACTCAGCACTCCACGGTTCGCTAGAGACGTTtaataaaaaggaaaaaaaaacaaattattatgtAGAATGGCCAGCATATTCACGTGTGTGAATGCATGTTTATGTGTGgacggttttaaataaacattacGAGTCTACCCACTATAAAAACGTTCATCTACGTGCAGAAAGTTGCAGTCGTACTTTTAAACACCTCGATTACTGTTAAGTCTAAAGATGACTCCAAAGGTGCAGTGattatattaaaacaaaaaatatatttttatattcatctAAAATTACATTCTGCTCATTAAGATTTCATTTTGAATCTTTGAAAAATGTGCGGCTTCACTAATTAACgcatatttattcattttctaTCTAGTAATTAATGagtaaaagtgaaaaaataaagtgattaattattttttcagttaaTATTGACGACGTGTCTGTGTATGCTGATGATATGTCAAGTGAGGACAGGAATTGTTTCGGTATCTGATGCTTCGGATGAACAccatcaacatcaacatcagCATCAGGATTATGGGCACGAACATGTGCCTGTAGCAACATCTTACATGCACTTCCACGGGCCAGTAGAAGGGCCAGAGTTCCAAGTGAAAGTGCCCTATGTGATTCCTCATCACTACGAAAATCATTACCAGCCCAGCGAGCACCAGCATCAAGAGAATAACGACCTGGCTGGTCATCACAGCCACGTGAACGAGCACCAGGCTGATGAGGCTCACGGGTACATTGGACACACCACAGACTATGTCGCGCATCCCAAGTACGAGTTTGCTTACGGAGTCGAGGATCATCACACTGGAGACTTTCACGAGCAGAAAGAAGTCAGAGACGGTGAGTGAAAGCCGTGTGCTAGATAAAATACTATCTCGCTCTAACCGGACGggatttatttacatttttaattatcaataggGACGAGTGTGAGTGGCGAGTACAGAGTGAAGGAACCTGGCGGCAGCGTTCGTATTGTTAAATACAAGGCCGACAAGGACGGGTTCCATGCGCACGTCGAGACCAAGGGGAAGAATGATCACTCAGGAGCGACCTACACCACACACGCTCATCTTCATCAGCACGAACCGACTCATCACGATGACAATCAAAACCACCATCATCTGCAGCTTCACGCCGAGGACACTCATTACGAATACTCTCACGACGCCTACGCATGatcatttttatgttatttcttttttaataccTCTTTGTACCtgttaaatgtatatttttgttgttaataatatttgttatatttGATGCGcggtagtttttttaatttcctcaaataatttcattttttattctcaggAAACTGATAATTAATCTGGATACACGGAACTACTATCGGGTCTATATAATCGCGGGTTTGAACCCATGACGTTGTAATTTCCTTTTTATCCACTAAATGATCAGCAAATCCTCCAAAGTGACCCTCAAATGCCAGAAGCTATTAGGATTTCTTCATTTCCACAAAGTATATTTCATCCCTCATATTATtacacactgaaaaaaagaaatatttgtcccaaataaatcaatttatttgtggcttttttaaaaatatttcttaatgacaaataaatatatttggtacaacaaaatatgacagttgattcaaataattttataatttgacagaaatatataatttatttgtggtaagtaattgatatatttgtggtaaagatatttaatttgtgacaaataacctaaaatttggcgatactatacatatatttgtagcccttatttatttgtagcaattggatcatttctttatcacaaataaatcacttatttcacgcaattaaactactcgaatatattatatctttctcaaaattaaatatttatttggccatatccaaatatacgatatctttggctcaaataaatcttagttggctcaaataaatttttttttcagtgcaataatattttgttatctgTGAGTTTTCTTAAttgcaatatttaaaaaaaaagtttcagaaATGAAGAATTAACTTATCAGGCAGTAGCTCGTGGCGCAGAATGTGATGAGCGATAGGAGATATCGGAGTGTTTAGTAGTAACATGACCTAGAAATAATGACGAGAATAACGTCATGTGCACATATAGATTTTCGTGGAATGGATACAAAGGTAGGTACGAACAAGTGCGAAAGCAATAGCCAAAGCATTCGGGTAGTATTAGTGCGGTGGAATGAAACCACAAAGTGATGGAATAATGGACACTTACGATTAACGATAACCACAACTCGAGCTGTAGCTACGAAGCAGTGAAGGGGCGTGAAAACATTGGTTATCGCTTACTATTCTATAGCATACACCAGCTCTACTCCAACTACTACCCCGACTACTAATGCTACTGAAATCCTCATTGGCAGCAGGGAACCAAAATCCTACTGTTCAGTCTACACCACAATCGATCCTCTTGCATCACTAACTACTCGGGGTTTAAGTTATACTGTGATAAATATCTAATTACCTCTATTCAACTGGGGTTTATGGATTCGTGTTGTATATTAGTCTTGCACGGGTGGGTAACTTGACTCCGAAGACGCTGACGGAATTCAGTGTGACAGTGACCAAGCGGATGAGACAAGCAAACTGATCGGTTTGACTGCAAATATCGAGTTCGACGTTTTCAAAGGCTTCGTCCCCATCTAACATCTTTAGACTCCTATGGGCTCTTGTAGAAGAACATCCAATGATCTAATACCACGGGGACTGATCTCTGATATCATTGCCAACCGttagaaattatataataactaaaatttgtGTTTCACGCGCAAGCGCGCCTGTCGCTTttcgtatatttattttaatgtaggggagggtggggcagagcggcccccctaagccaattattattttttgtggctttcaaccataagatcactttacttttgtcctatttcgaacaaatttatggacattttgccagaattctgaaaaaaacaaatttttttttttgtggggcagagcggcccccctccaaaaagtgataaacaaattcttttttttgttttttttttttttaaattgttttcattattaagaatgtatttctttctcttgacaactatttttggttttatattactcgaaaaaaattttttaaagtgtaataaatcgttcactctcaattaccttaattactaattgttatttaatgaaaaaaaaatcaattctataattttactttatttcaaaaatttatcaactaaaaaaaaaaatttaatttttataaatttttagtgaccaaatttgcctcttacgtagagaaacggccgaaaaatatgaaaaaataattttttcggaagtttcggctggtccattttgccccaggtgttatgcgtagggctagaaatgtggaattataataatttttttttaatttgacgataaaaatatgaaaaaatcactttttaaaaattttgggcttgtccattttgccccaaatgtcttgcgtaggggtaaaaatgcgcaaatatatcggatttatagtaattagtcgaaaaaaaaaaaattttttttttgattaaaatttcaggggggccgctctgccccaccctcccctatattgtTGGGTAaattgtgtatatttatatgatgtgtttggaaaaaaaactttacagACATCTcacatttttcgaaaaaaattttttgagtccTAGAACATTCGCAGAAGAATGTGTCTGGGCATCTTCTCAATGTGTCGATCggtcaagttttttttcattctataTACATACAGCTCCGAACATTAGACTGATGGATGATATTTCGTAAAATT
The Microplitis mediator isolate UGA2020A chromosome 6, iyMicMedi2.1, whole genome shotgun sequence genome window above contains:
- the LOC130669513 gene encoding histidine-rich glycoprotein-like isoform X1 → MTPKLILTTCLCMLMICQVRTGIVSVSDASDEHHQHQHQHQDYGHEHVPVATSYMHFHGPVEGPEFQVKVPYVIPHHYENHYQPSEHQHQENNDLAGHHSHVNEHQADEAHGYIGHTTDYVAHPKYEFAYGVEDHHTGDFHEQKEVRDGTSVSGEYRVKEPGGSVRIVKYKADKDGFHAHVETKGKNDHSGATYTTHAHLHQHEPTHHDDNQNHHHLQLHAEDTHYEYSHDAYA
- the LOC130669513 gene encoding histidine-rich glycoprotein-like isoform X2; its protein translation is MLMICQVRTGIVSVSDASDEHHQHQHQHQDYGHEHVPVATSYMHFHGPVEGPEFQVKVPYVIPHHYENHYQPSEHQHQENNDLAGHHSHVNEHQADEAHGYIGHTTDYVAHPKYEFAYGVEDHHTGDFHEQKEVRDGTSVSGEYRVKEPGGSVRIVKYKADKDGFHAHVETKGKNDHSGATYTTHAHLHQHEPTHHDDNQNHHHLQLHAEDTHYEYSHDAYA